Within Desulfobacter sp., the genomic segment GCCCCCTTTTCAATGGAGGATTTGAGGTTGTCCGGCGTCAGGGCGTGGGCCGTGAGCATAATGGACGGGATATCCAGCTTTCGTGTGATTTTGAGAATGGAATGGCCCCGAACCCCCATGATATCCAGGATGGCGGCATCATATTCATTGTTTTTCAGGCAGGCAACCGCCTCCTCAAAGGACGATGCCGTATCCACATCACACATATCCAGAAGTTCTTCCAGGGTTTCAAGGATGTCCGGCTCATCGTCCACCAGAAGCAGGCGTTTATGTTCAAGGGTTGAAAAGTGATCCACGGGCCCTCCCTTGTTGCAGGTTTGCCTTTAGTGTATGGGAATTACCCCAATAGTTCAATACAGATTGCATACCGGCGGGTCATGACTTCTGGTCCGCCAGTATGCCGGCAGCCGTCCGGATATGGTCATAAATGTCCATGGGGCCGGTTTGATTTTCTGTTGCAATGTCTTTGATGGTCTGGTTTTCACGGGCTTTCAGGCCCCTGTCGGCCAGGGTTCGTACCATTGCCTTCATGTTCAGGTTGTACTGGCTGCACAGGGCGGCCAGGGTCATATTGCCTGTTCCCGGGGGCGGCGAGCCGGGCAGTTTTATGGCGGTGCCGACCGGTACAACCGGCCGGGCGGTTTCCGGTTTCATGGCCAGATAAACCTTTTGGGGAGAGAGGGCGTTATTCCGGGCAATTTCGGAGAGCGTCTGTTCTTTGCCGGCGACTTTTATTCCCTTCTCCTTTAGCCGGGCCAGGGATTCCCCAAGGGGCAGGCCTGTTTTTTTTGCAAAGAGTTCCAGGGAGGAGAGTTCTGCATGTCCGTAGGGCGGTTCGCCATATTCCCTGGCGGCCTTGTCTTTGATTGATTCGCTGACCGACAGAATGCTTGAAAAA encodes:
- a CDS encoding DUF4405 domain-containing protein, with protein sequence MKIRRITSLTAGLAFIVMVITSFILYIVPQGRIAYWADWKLLGLTKEQWGNIHINTGILFLMALGLHIYYNWNPILTYLKDKARQIKIFTADFNAAFILTIVVVLGTYAEIPPFSSILSVSESIKDKAAREYGEPPYGHAELSSLELFAKKTGLPLGESLARLKEKGIKVAGKEQTLSEIARNNALSPQKVYLAMKPETARPVVPVGTAIKLPGSPPPGTGNMTLAALCSQYNLNMKAMVRTLADRGLKARENQTIKDIATENQTGPMDIYDHIRTAAGILADQKS
- a CDS encoding response regulator, encoding MDHFSTLEHKRLLLVDDEPDILETLEELLDMCDVDTASSFEEAVACLKNNEYDAAILDIMGVRGHSILKITRKLDIPSIMLTAHALTPDNLKSSIEKGADAYVPKDKMVDIALFVSDVLTARKEGKKANVTWFSLLKPVFDKLFGEGWRKSDREFWDEFDDKQMAARDDIQKM